A DNA window from Magnetococcales bacterium contains the following coding sequences:
- a CDS encoding helix-turn-helix domain-containing protein yields MSHDYSGWEITFPGFSSANNHWHQGVSQMHHSEYPKRLRTPKAAEYCGCAKSTLEKLRVYGGGPAFIKLGKTVVYDTLDLNRWLASHKIASTSELTSSPSSNINEGE; encoded by the coding sequence ATGTCGCACGACTATAGCGGCTGGGAGATCACCTTTCCGGGTTTCTCCTCAGCCAACAATCACTGGCATCAGGGAGTATCCCAAATGCATCATTCTGAATATCCAAAACGTCTCCGCACCCCAAAGGCCGCCGAATATTGTGGCTGTGCAAAAAGCACGCTTGAGAAACTACGCGTTTACGGTGGTGGCCCTGCATTTATCAAGCTGGGCAAAACTGTAGTATACGATACTCTTGACCTTAACCGATGGCTTGCTTCTCACAAAATCGCGTCCACAAGCGAATTGACCAGCTCTCCTTCATCAAACATCAACGAAGGGGAGTGA